The nucleotide window CAAGAAGAAGCTCCACAGGAAGCACACTTGGAGTTTCCTTTTTGTACTCCCTTCATCGCAAATGTGGAAAATTTTTTGATCAGTTGGTCTGAGCCGCATTTAGGGCATGAAACACTTTTATTCCCAAAAACCAGTAGTTCAAAAGCCTCTCCACATTTTTTGCATTCATACTCATAAATAGGCATTATTTCACCTCATAAAGTTTTGATTTGAGCTTTTTTATTATATCATAGCTTGCCTTATGTTAAAAAATTCTTTTAAAGTAAAAGAGTTAACTTATTTTAGGAGGTTCAATGTGATAAAAACACTCAGAAAAAATGCAAAATACTTTTACTTTCTATTTTTCCTTGTAATTATTACCTTTGTTTTCTGGGGAGTAGGAACTGTAGATAAACAGCATTCTCCCGTAGTAGCAGAAGTAGAAGGACAGAAAATTACAGCAGAAAGATTCTGGAGAAACTATGAAGAGACAAGAAGAATTTACAGAGAATTATTCAAAGAGAAAGCTACAGAGTTAGAACAGAGCCTAAAAGAAAAGGTTCTTGAAGATTTAATTAATGAGGAGGTCTTGCTTTATTTGGCAAAAAAGTATGAAATAGAGGTAACAGATAAAGAAATTCAGGATGCAATCATCAATGACCCGAGATTTCAAAGGAATGGAGTTTTCCAGAGAGATATTTATTTTCAAATTTTAAAACTCAATAGAATAACTCCACAACAATATGAAACTTCACTGCAAAGAGAGATGACAATCAGAAAAACCCTGCAGACTATCATGTTAGCAAAGGATAGAACTGATATATCTGATGAAGCTTTTCTTAAATCATTTTTAAAGGCTGTTAAGTCAAAAATTTCAATAAAAATTAATAAAGAAGCGATTTCATAGTGATGGAGAAAATTTTTGAACAACTTAGATGGCAAGATTTAGCTGATATTGCTATTGTCTCTTTTATCA belongs to Thermodesulfovibrio aggregans and includes:
- a CDS encoding FmdB family zinc ribbon protein, which translates into the protein MPIYEYECKKCGEAFELLVFGNKSVSCPKCGSDQLIKKFSTFAMKGVQKGNSKCASCGASSCSSCK
- a CDS encoding SurA N-terminal domain-containing protein → MIKTLRKNAKYFYFLFFLVIITFVFWGVGTVDKQHSPVVAEVEGQKITAERFWRNYEETRRIYRELFKEKATELEQSLKEKVLEDLINEEVLLYLAKKYEIEVTDKEIQDAIINDPRFQRNGVFQRDIYFQILKLNRITPQQYETSLQREMTIRKTLQTIMLAKDRTDISDEAFLKSFLKAVKSKISIKINKEAIS